Proteins from a genomic interval of Marmota flaviventris isolate mMarFla1 chromosome 8, mMarFla1.hap1, whole genome shotgun sequence:
- the Gnat1 gene encoding guanine nucleotide-binding protein G(t) subunit alpha-1 — protein sequence MGAGASAEEKHSKELEKKLKEDAEKDARTVKLLLLASLSGAGESGKSTIVKQMKIIHQDGYSLEECLEFIAIIYGNTLQSILAIVRAMTTLNIQYGDPARQDDARKLMHMADTIEEGTMPKEMSDIIQRLWKDSGIQACYERASEYQLNDSAGYYLSDLERLVAPGYVPTEQDVLRSRVKTTGIIETQFSFKDLNFRMFDVGGQRSERKKWIHCFEGVTCIIFIAALSAYDMVLVEDDEVNRMHESLHLFNSICNHRYFATTSIVLFLNKKDVFTEKIKKAPLNICFPDYDGPNTYEDAGNYIKVQFLELNMRRDVKEIYSHMTCATDTQNVKFVFDAVTDIIIKENLKDCGLF from the exons ATGGGGGCTGGGGCCAGCGCAGAAGAGAAGCACTCCAAGGAGCTGGAAAAGAAGCTGAAAGAGGATGCTGAGAAGGATGCTCGAACTGTGAAACTGCTGCTTCTGG CTTCCCTTTCAGGTGCGGGTGAGTCCGGGAAAAGCACCATTGTCAAGCAGATGAA GATTATCCATCAAGACGGGTACTCGCTGGAAGAGTGCCTTGAGTTCATTGCCATCATCTATGGCAACACTCTGCAATCCATCTTGGCCATCGTGCGGGCTATGACCACGCTCAACATTCAGTATGGAGACCCAGCGCGCCAG GACGATGCCCGGAAACTGATGCACATGGCAGACACGATTGAGGAGGGTACGATGCCGAAAGAGATGTCGGACATCATTCAGCGGCTGTGGAAGGACTCGGGTATCCAGGCTTGTTATGAACGCGCCTCGGAGTACCAGCTGAACGATTCTGCGGGCTA CTACCTCTCAGACCTGGAGCGCTTGGTGGCTCCGGGCTATGTGCCTACTGAACAGGACGTGTTGCGTTCTCGGGTCAAGACCACAGGTATCATCGAGACGCAATTCTCCTTCAAGGATCTCAACTTCCG GATGTTTGATGTGGGTGGGCAGCGCTCGGAGCGCAAGAAGTGGATCCACTGCTTTGAGGGAGTGACCTGCATCATCTTCATCGCGGCGCTGAGCGCCTACGACATGGTGCTGGTGGAGGATGATGAAGTG AACCGTATGCACGAGAGCCTGCACCTGTTCAACAGCATCTGCAACCACCGCTACTTCGCCACCACATCCATCGTGCTCTTCCTCAACAAGAAAGACGTTTTCACCGAGAAGATAAAAAAGGCACCCCTAAACATCTGCTTCCCGGATTACGACG GGCCTAATACATACGAGGATGCCGGCAACTACATCAAGGTGCAGTTCCTGGAGCTCAACATGCGACGAGACGTAAAGGAGATCTATTCCCACATGACGTGCGCCACTGACACACAGAACGTCAAATTTGTCTTTGATGCTGTTACCGATATTATCATCAAGGAGAATCTCAAAGACTGCGGCCTTTTCTGA
- the Slc38a3 gene encoding sodium-coupled neutral amino acid transporter 3: protein MEVPLQTEMVELVPNGKHLEGLLPVSTPTAGNQRAEDSRQSCVESKGFLQKSPSKEPHFTDFEGKTSFGMSVFNLSNAIMGSGILGLAYAMANTGIILFLFLLTAVALLSSYSIHLLLKSSGIVGIRAYEQLGYRAFGTPGKLAAALAITLQNIGAMSSYLYIIKSELPLVIQTFLNLEEKTSIWYMNGNYLVILVSVTVILPLALMRQLGYLGYSSGFSLSCMVFFLIAVIYKKFQVPCPLPLNLANVTGNFSHTEILEEKVQLQGEPEAAALCTPSYFTLNSQTAYTIPIMAFAFVCHPEVLPIYTELKDPSKRKMQHISNLSIAVMYVMYFLAALFGYLTFYDGVESELLHTYSKVDPFDVLILCVRVAVLTAVTLTVPIVLFPVRRAIQQMLFQNQEFSWLRHVLIATGLLTCINLLVIFAPNILGIFGIIGATSAPCLIFIFPAIFYFRIMPTEKEPARSTPKILALCFAVLGLLLMTMSLSFIIIDWVSGTSQHGGNH, encoded by the exons ATGGAGGTGCCTCTGCAGACAGAGATGGTGGAGCTGGTGCCCAATGGCAAACACTTGGAGGGGCTGCTCCCAGTCAGCACACCCACAGCAGGCAACCAGAG AGCTGAGGACTCTAGACAGAGCTGTGTGGAAAGTAAGGGCTTCCTACAGAAAAGCCCCAGCAAGGAGCCACACTTCACCGAT TTTGAGGGGAAGACGTCGTTTGGGATGTCAGTGTTCAACCTCAGCAATGCCATCATGGGCAGTGGCATCCTGGGACTCGCCTATGCCATGGCCAATACAGGCATCATCCTTTTCCT GTTCCTATTGACGGCCGTGGCCCTCCTCTCTAGCTATTCCATCCACCTGCTTCTCAAATCCTCAGGAATTGTGG GCATCCGCGCCTATGAGCAGCTGGGCTACCGTGCCTTTGGAACTCCTGGAAAGCTGGCAGCAGCCCTAGCCATCACACTGCAGAACATTGGAG CCATGTCCAGCTATCTGTACATCATCAAATCTGAGCTGCCTCTTGTCATACAGACATTCCTGAACCTGGAGGAGAAGACCTC GATCTGGTACATGAATGGGAACTACCTGGTGATCCTGGTGTCCGTCACTGTCATTCTGCCCTTGGCACTGATGCGGCAGCTTG GCTATTTGGGCTATTCCAGTGGCTTCTCTCTCAGCTGCATGGTGTTCTTCCTAATTGCT GTCATCTACAAAAAGTTCCAAGTGCCCTGTCCCCTGCCTCTCAACTTAGCCAACGTCACTGGCAACTTCAGCCACACAGAAATCCTTGAGGAGAAAGTGCAGCTGCAAGGAGAACCTGAGGCTGCTGCCCTCTGTACCCCGAGCTACTTCACACTCAACTCACAG ACAGCATATACCATACCCATCATGGCCTTCGCCTTCGTCTGCCACCCTGAGGTGCTGCCCATCTACACAGAGCTCAAAGA CCCCTCCAAGAGAAAGATGCAACATATCTCCAACCTGTCCATTGCCGTCATGTACGTCATGTACTTCTTGGCTGCTCTCTTCGGCTACCTCACCTTCTACG ACGGGGTGGAGTCAGAGTTGCTGCACACCTACAGCAAGGTGGACCCATTTGATGTTCTGATCCTGTGTGTACGCGTGGCCGTGCTGACAGCTGTCACACTCACAGTGCCGATTGTTCTGTTCCCG GTGCGCCGTGCCATCCAGCAGATGCTATTTCAGAATCAGGAGTTCAGCTGGCTGCGGCATGTGCTCATTGCCACTGGTCTGCTCACGTGTATCAACCTGCTGGTTATCTTTGCCCCCAACATCCTGGGCATCTTTGGGATCATCG GTGCCACATCTGCCCCGTGCCTCATTTTCATCTTTCCTGCCATCTTCTACTTCCGAATCATGCCCACTGAGAAGGAGCCTGCAAGATCCACCCCCAAAATTCTG GCCCTTTGCTTTGCTGTTCTTGGCCTCTTGCTGATGACCATGAGCTTGAGCTTCATCATCATTGACTGGGTCTCAGGAACCAGCCAGCATGGAGGAAACCACTAG